From a single Cotesia glomerata isolate CgM1 linkage group LG6, MPM_Cglom_v2.3, whole genome shotgun sequence genomic region:
- the LOC123266773 gene encoding uncharacterized protein LOC123266773 yields the protein MCDSDNSEDQSDQPCAKKVKLHYGILPSHHSQQSSQGSQNIIIETGRHPDQLNTRHTINVVVNNSKRERQKQYRERNRDKLKYREAERRKRIQSSKSITGPSTSSNSNIMEVNNEEPVTAISSTLQNKRDRQKRYREKNRKKLSQREAERRRRLQNAESIIELHTSPNIENREIITEPIIIKAQILRKFRITTVNLDTIKQLMNISSITLKIMNLDMLVQFVIDFGLKKI from the exons aTGTGTGATAGTGATAACTCAGAAGATCAAAGTGATCAACCTTGTGCAAAGAAAGTGAAACTACACTATGGCATACTACCAAGTCATCA ttCCCAACAATCATCACAGGGatcacaaaatattattattgaaactgGACGCCACCCTGATCAGTTAAACACAAGGCATACTATCAATGTTGT agtaaacAATAGTAAAAGAGAACGTCAAAAACAATACAGGGAGCGGAACAGAGACAAATTGAAATATCGTGAAGCGGAAAGAAGAAAGCGTATACAATCTTCAAAAAGCATTACTGGACCGTCTACCTCTTCAAACTCAAATATAATGGAAGTAAATAATGAAGAACCAGTAACTGCTATTTCATCTACTCTTCAAAATAAAAGAGACCGTCAAAAAAGATACAGGGAAaagaacagaaaaaaattgagtcaGCGTGAAGCGGAAAGAAGGAGACGTCTACAGAATGCAGAAAGTATTATAGAATTACATACTTCTCCAAATATAGAAAATAGAGAAATAATTACAGAACCAATAATCATAA AAGCGCAAATATTGCGGAAATTCCGAATAACTACAGTCAATTTAGATACCATAAAACAGCTCATGAATATTTCATcgataactttaaaaataatgaatttggaCATGCTTGTTCAATTTGTGATCGACTTTGGTTTGAAAAAGATTTAA